The Bemisia tabaci chromosome 8, PGI_BMITA_v3 genome has a segment encoding these proteins:
- the LOC140225227 gene encoding prostatic acid phosphatase-like, whose translation MTKLKSGVLINEILMNMKKKANASEMFERRINVYSAHDTTIANLWRGFNVIEKLEFPSYGAALMIELHEIDDKYQVKILYKKSHLDDDLIELKIEGCKDNQGKETDAMCDLHIFLSALQPVVIENFDEACEVPNEQI comes from the exons ATGACTAAACTTAAATCAG GTGTCCTCATAAATGAGATCTTAATGAACATGAAAAAGAAAGCTAACGCAAGTGAAATGTTTGAGCGCCGGATAAATGTTTACTCTGCCCATGATACTACCATTGCTAATCTCTGGCGTGGTTTCAACGTTATCGAAAAGCTTGAGTTCCCTTCCTATGGAGCAGCGCTGATGATTGAGCTCCACGAGATCGACGACAAATATCAAGTGAAA ATACTTTACAAAAAGAGTCACCTCGATGACGACTTGATAGAGCTGAAAATCGAGGGCTGCAAGGACAATCAGGGCAAGGAAACTGACGCAATGTGCGATCTTCATATTTTCTTATCAGCATTACAACCTGTCGTCATTGAAAACTTTGACGAGGCCTGTGAAGTCccaaatgagcaaatttga